A window from Mycolicibacterium tokaiense encodes these proteins:
- a CDS encoding TetR/AcrR family transcriptional regulator, which yields MVHMDSVEDRIAEATLALLRSGGPRAVTVEAVAAASGVAKTTIYRRHRDRREVLSAALSRVASPPPIDPDASATDRLRWLITQAVEAVSGGVGLGGVAAMLTDEDPEFTTLFRRILVQQRERLEAVIDVGKADGGLRPDLDNAALLDAIVGAYLAEHARTGAVAVQWRERLFVLLWPAVQPVG from the coding sequence ATGGTGCATATGGACAGCGTCGAAGACCGCATCGCCGAGGCCACGTTGGCGCTGCTGCGCAGCGGCGGACCCCGCGCGGTCACCGTGGAAGCGGTGGCGGCCGCCTCCGGTGTCGCCAAGACAACGATCTACCGACGACACCGGGACCGGCGAGAAGTGCTCTCGGCGGCGCTGTCCCGGGTGGCTTCTCCGCCGCCGATCGACCCCGACGCTTCGGCCACCGACCGGCTGCGCTGGTTGATCACCCAGGCCGTCGAAGCGGTGTCGGGCGGTGTCGGCCTCGGCGGGGTGGCCGCGATGCTCACCGACGAGGATCCCGAGTTCACCACGCTGTTCCGCCGCATCCTGGTGCAGCAGCGCGAGCGACTGGAGGCGGTGATCGACGTCGGCAAAGCAGACGGTGGGCTGCGCCCCGACCTGGACAACGCGGCGCTACTGGATGCGATCGTGGGCGCCTACCTCGCCGAGCATGCGCGCACCGGGGCGGTGGCTGTGCAGTGGCGGGAGCGACTGTTCGTGTTGTTGTGGCCCGCCGTGCAACCGGTCGGGTGA
- a CDS encoding Fpg/Nei family DNA glycosylase: MPELPEVEALADYLRAHAVGLPVGRIDVSAFSVLKTFDPPVTALYGQTVTGAHRWAKYLGLQVGEWHLITHLSRAGWLRWSDKLAATPLKPGKGPIALRVHLGTPGEAPGFDLTEAGTQKRLAVWLVDDPAKVPGIASLGPDALALGPEELAAVLRGNTGRIKSVITDQKVIAGIGNAYSDEILHVAKLSPFATAGKLTDAQLGALHDAMISVLTDAVARSVGQQAATLKGEKRSGLRVHARTGMPCPVCGDTVREVSFADKSFQYCATCQTGGKVLADRRMSKLLK, translated from the coding sequence GTGCCCGAACTCCCAGAAGTCGAAGCGCTGGCCGACTACCTGCGCGCCCACGCCGTCGGCTTGCCGGTGGGCCGGATCGACGTCTCGGCGTTTTCGGTGCTCAAGACGTTCGACCCACCGGTCACCGCTCTGTACGGGCAGACCGTCACCGGGGCCCACCGCTGGGCCAAGTACCTGGGCCTGCAGGTCGGGGAGTGGCACCTGATCACCCACCTCTCGCGGGCCGGCTGGCTGCGCTGGTCGGACAAGCTGGCCGCGACACCACTGAAGCCGGGCAAAGGACCCATCGCCTTGCGGGTGCACCTCGGAACACCGGGGGAGGCACCGGGATTCGACCTCACCGAGGCGGGCACCCAGAAGCGGCTCGCGGTGTGGCTGGTCGATGATCCCGCGAAGGTGCCCGGCATCGCCTCGCTGGGGCCGGACGCGCTGGCCCTGGGGCCCGAAGAACTGGCAGCGGTGCTGCGCGGCAACACCGGTCGGATCAAATCGGTGATCACCGATCAGAAGGTGATCGCCGGAATCGGCAACGCCTACAGCGACGAGATCCTGCACGTGGCCAAACTGTCGCCGTTCGCCACTGCGGGCAAACTCACCGACGCGCAGTTGGGAGCCCTGCACGACGCGATGATCTCCGTGCTGACCGATGCCGTCGCCCGCTCGGTGGGGCAGCAGGCCGCAACGCTGAAGGGCGAGAAGCGTTCTGGGCTGCGGGTGCACGCCCGCACCGGCATGCCGTGCCCGGTGTGTGGAGACACGGTGCGCGAGGTCTCGTTCGCCGACAAGTCCTTTCAGTACTGCGCGACGTGTCAGACCGGCGGCAAGGTGCTGGCCGACCGGCGGATGTCGAAGCTGCTCAAGTGA
- the pgi gene encoding glucose-6-phosphate isomerase, producing MTDIVDISETPAWTALTRHFDEIGTKHLTEIFAEDPSRGEELTLTVGDLYIDYSKHRVTRETLTLLADLARAAGFEARRAAMFAGEHINTSEDRAVLHTALRLPRDAQLSVDGQDVVADVHEVLDAMGAFTDRLRSGEWTGATGERIKTVVNIGIGGSDLGPVMVYQALRHYADAGISARFVSNVDPADLVATLADLDPASTLFIVASKTFSTLETLTNATAARRWLTDALGDAAVSKHFVAVSTNKKLVDEFGIDTANMFGFWDWVGGRYSVDSAIGLSVMAVIGKEAFADFLSGFHLVDEHFRTAPIESNAPALLGLIGLWYSNFFGAQSRAVLPYSNDLARFAAYLQQLTMESNGKSVRANGSPVTTDTGEIFWGEPGTNGQHAFYQLLHQGTRLVPSDFIGFSQPTDDLPTADGTGSMHDLLMSNFFAQTQVLAFGKTAEAIAAEGTPADVVPHKVMPGNRPSTSILATKLTPSVVGQLIALYEHQVFTEGVVWGIDSFDQWGVELGKTQAKALLPVITGDGSPEQQSDSSTDALVRHYRTERGRVG from the coding sequence ATGACCGACATCGTGGATATCTCCGAGACTCCAGCCTGGACCGCACTCACCCGTCACTTCGACGAGATCGGCACCAAACACCTCACCGAGATATTTGCCGAAGACCCTTCCCGGGGTGAGGAACTCACCCTCACCGTCGGCGATCTCTACATCGACTACAGCAAGCACCGCGTCACCCGCGAGACCCTGACGCTGCTGGCCGACCTGGCCCGGGCCGCCGGGTTCGAGGCCCGCCGCGCCGCCATGTTCGCCGGTGAGCACATCAACACCTCCGAGGACCGCGCCGTGCTGCACACCGCGCTGCGGCTGCCCCGCGACGCGCAGTTGAGCGTCGACGGCCAGGACGTGGTGGCCGACGTGCACGAGGTGCTCGACGCCATGGGTGCCTTCACCGACCGGCTGCGCAGCGGCGAGTGGACCGGCGCCACCGGTGAGCGCATCAAGACCGTGGTGAACATCGGCATCGGCGGCTCGGATCTGGGGCCGGTCATGGTGTACCAGGCTTTGCGGCACTACGCCGACGCCGGGATCTCGGCGCGGTTCGTCTCGAACGTCGACCCGGCCGACCTGGTGGCCACCCTGGCCGACCTGGACCCGGCCAGCACCTTGTTCATCGTCGCGTCCAAGACGTTCTCGACGTTGGAGACCCTGACGAACGCCACCGCGGCGCGGCGTTGGCTCACCGACGCCCTGGGCGACGCCGCCGTGAGCAAGCACTTCGTGGCGGTGTCCACCAACAAGAAGCTGGTCGACGAGTTCGGGATCGACACCGCGAACATGTTCGGCTTCTGGGACTGGGTGGGTGGACGCTACAGCGTCGACAGCGCCATCGGCCTGAGCGTGATGGCCGTGATCGGCAAGGAGGCCTTCGCCGATTTCCTGTCCGGTTTCCACCTGGTGGACGAGCACTTCCGCACCGCGCCAATCGAATCCAACGCACCGGCACTGCTGGGCCTGATCGGGTTGTGGTATTCGAACTTCTTCGGCGCCCAGTCCCGCGCGGTGCTGCCGTATTCCAACGACCTGGCCCGTTTCGCGGCCTACCTGCAGCAGCTCACCATGGAATCCAACGGGAAGTCGGTGCGCGCCAACGGTTCTCCGGTGACCACCGACACCGGCGAGATCTTCTGGGGCGAACCCGGGACCAACGGCCAGCACGCGTTCTACCAGCTGTTGCACCAGGGCACCCGGCTGGTGCCATCGGATTTCATCGGATTTTCCCAGCCCACCGACGACCTGCCGACCGCCGACGGAACCGGCAGCATGCACGACCTGCTGATGAGCAACTTCTTCGCCCAGACCCAGGTGTTGGCGTTCGGCAAGACCGCCGAAGCCATTGCCGCTGAAGGAACTCCGGCTGACGTGGTGCCACACAAGGTGATGCCGGGCAACCGGCCGTCGACATCGATCCTGGCCACCAAGCTCACGCCGTCGGTGGTGGGACAGCTGATCGCGCTCTACGAGCACCAGGTGTTCACCGAGGGCGTGGTGTGGGGCATCGACTCGTTCGACCAGTGGGGCGTGGAACTCGGCAAGACCCAGGCGAAAGCGCTGCTGCCGGTGATTACCGGCGACGGGTCGCCGGAGCAGCAGTCGGACAGCTCGACCGACGCACTGGTGCGCCACTACCGGACTGAACGGGGCCGGGTGGGCTGA
- a CDS encoding NAD-dependent succinate-semialdehyde dehydrogenase, translating to MDIAALLKSVPTGLWIGGEERAGSSTFEVRNPADDAVLVSVADATAADAIAALDAAAAVQAEWAATPARKRGEILRSVFETITEHADDIAALMTLEMGKVVAESKGEVTYGAEFFRWFAEEAVRIGGRYQHSPAGNGRILVTQQAVGPCYAITPWNFPLAMGTRKMGPAFAAGCTMIVKPAQETPLTMLLLAKLMDDAGLPKGVLSVLPTSDPGGVTTALIDDGRLRKLTFTGSTGVGKALVKQSSDKLLRTSMELGGNAPFIVFDDADVDAAVDGAILAKMRNGGEACTAANRFHVANAVREEFTEKLVKRMSEFTLGNGLDESSKLGPLISTKQLSKVTELVTDAVDRGAAVAVGGEAPGGAGHFYPATVLTDVPADARILKEEVFGPVAPITGFDTEDEGVAAANNTEYGLAAYVYTKSLDRALRVAESIESGMVGINRGVISDAAAPFGGIKESGFGREGGTEGIEEYLDTKYIALTL from the coding sequence ATGGACATCGCCGCGCTGCTGAAGTCAGTTCCCACCGGGCTGTGGATCGGCGGTGAGGAACGCGCCGGGTCGTCGACCTTCGAGGTGCGCAATCCCGCCGACGACGCCGTGCTGGTCTCCGTCGCCGACGCCACCGCCGCCGATGCGATCGCTGCGCTGGACGCGGCCGCCGCCGTGCAGGCGGAGTGGGCTGCCACCCCGGCCCGCAAGCGCGGGGAGATCCTGCGCTCGGTGTTCGAGACCATCACCGAGCACGCCGACGACATCGCCGCGCTGATGACCCTCGAGATGGGCAAGGTGGTGGCCGAGAGCAAGGGCGAGGTGACCTACGGCGCGGAGTTCTTCCGCTGGTTCGCCGAGGAAGCCGTCCGTATCGGCGGTCGCTACCAGCACAGCCCCGCGGGCAACGGCCGCATCCTGGTGACCCAGCAGGCCGTCGGCCCGTGCTACGCCATCACCCCCTGGAACTTCCCGCTGGCCATGGGCACCCGCAAGATGGGTCCCGCGTTCGCCGCCGGCTGCACCATGATCGTCAAGCCGGCCCAGGAGACGCCCCTGACCATGCTGCTGCTGGCCAAGCTGATGGATGACGCCGGCCTGCCCAAGGGGGTGCTGTCGGTGCTGCCGACCAGTGATCCCGGCGGTGTCACCACCGCGCTGATCGACGACGGCCGGCTGCGCAAGCTCACCTTCACCGGATCGACGGGCGTGGGCAAGGCACTGGTCAAGCAGTCGTCGGACAAGCTGCTGCGCACCTCCATGGAACTCGGCGGCAACGCCCCCTTCATCGTGTTCGACGACGCCGACGTCGACGCTGCCGTGGACGGCGCCATCCTGGCCAAGATGCGCAACGGTGGCGAGGCCTGCACCGCCGCCAACCGCTTCCACGTCGCCAACGCCGTCCGCGAGGAGTTCACCGAGAAGCTGGTCAAGCGGATGAGCGAGTTCACCCTCGGCAACGGCCTGGACGAGTCGTCCAAGCTGGGCCCGCTGATCAGCACCAAGCAGCTGTCGAAGGTCACCGAACTGGTCACCGATGCCGTCGACCGCGGCGCCGCAGTGGCAGTCGGCGGAGAGGCGCCCGGTGGCGCAGGCCACTTCTACCCGGCCACGGTGCTCACCGACGTCCCCGCCGACGCCCGCATCCTCAAGGAGGAGGTGTTCGGGCCCGTCGCACCGATCACCGGCTTCGACACCGAGGACGAGGGCGTCGCCGCCGCCAACAACACCGAGTACGGACTGGCGGCCTACGTGTACACCAAGTCCCTCGACCGCGCGCTGCGCGTGGCGGAGAGCATCGAGTCCGGCATGGTGGGCATCAACCGCGGCGTCATCTCCGATGCCGCCGCACCGTTCGGCGGCATCAAGGAATCCGGCTTCGGCCGTGAGGGCGGCACCGAGGGCATCGAGGAGTACCTCGACACCAAGTACATCGCGTTGACTCTGTAA
- a CDS encoding acyltransferase family protein: MGGRDVTAGPVRIGGRRRWVAETTPKTRRAGRNIPALDGIRAVAVLLVLAEHGGVPGVPGGFLGVDVFFVLSGFLITSLLLDELGRTGRISLRDFWVRRARRLLPALLIVVAAVLVARALFPPDSITGLRDDAVAAFLWVANWAFVAQGTDYFSQGSPPSPLQHMWSLGVEEQFYLVWPLLIVAVALLLLTARKAAPALAVVRWTVFGLALAGAAASATLALRWVSEENVNRVYFGTDTRVQALLIGAAAAALLVRDWSALTSGVTVLRNRWIRWAARLASVAGIAVLAFVAHRATGAVADFRAGLLIAVAVGAVLVVVPVALDQRGPVARVLALPPLVWLGAISYGVYLWHWPVFLVLNGERTGWTGWPLFAVRCAVTLAFAALSWWAIEQPVQRWRPSSVPMLRLATATAATAAVLTATFVRVDIAAPLDDPLDISSAAMVMPEVPVLVGSGVDDSATPTVAVFGDSVAWTLMRYFPPTPELHLADYTTIGCGIARGGPYRMTGQELTQKPECDTWPSRWAQRIEHSRPDTVLLMIGRWEIVDRMHDGDWANVGEDAYDEYLRGELNRALDIVSATGANVVVTTAPYSRRAERSDGSLYPEDRPARTDAWNTLVREVAAERPNVTVLDLNKKMGPGGYYQNRVDGIRLRGDGLHPTPEAVEWLAPWLISALEDSAPEDRAPKKSSPSTTPPGR, from the coding sequence ATGGGAGGTCGGGACGTGACAGCGGGGCCCGTCCGCATTGGCGGGCGTCGTCGATGGGTCGCTGAAACCACCCCGAAAACCCGGCGCGCGGGACGCAACATCCCCGCCCTCGACGGCATCCGGGCCGTCGCGGTGCTCCTCGTCCTCGCCGAACACGGCGGGGTTCCGGGCGTTCCGGGCGGCTTCCTCGGCGTCGACGTCTTCTTCGTCCTCAGCGGGTTCCTGATCACCTCGCTGCTGCTCGACGAATTGGGCCGCACCGGCCGGATCAGCCTGCGCGACTTCTGGGTTCGCCGCGCCCGGCGGCTGCTGCCCGCACTGCTGATCGTGGTGGCCGCGGTGCTGGTGGCCCGCGCGCTGTTCCCGCCGGACTCCATCACGGGCCTGCGCGACGACGCCGTGGCCGCCTTCCTGTGGGTGGCGAACTGGGCGTTCGTGGCCCAGGGCACCGACTACTTCTCGCAGGGCAGCCCGCCGTCGCCGCTGCAGCACATGTGGTCCCTCGGCGTGGAGGAGCAGTTCTACCTGGTCTGGCCGCTGCTGATCGTCGCCGTGGCGCTGCTGTTGCTGACCGCGCGCAAGGCCGCGCCCGCGCTTGCGGTGGTGCGCTGGACGGTGTTCGGACTGGCGCTGGCCGGCGCGGCCGCCTCGGCGACGTTGGCGCTGCGGTGGGTGTCCGAGGAGAACGTGAACCGGGTGTACTTCGGCACCGACACCCGCGTGCAGGCGCTGCTGATCGGCGCGGCCGCTGCCGCCCTGCTGGTGCGCGACTGGTCGGCGCTGACGTCCGGAGTGACCGTGCTGCGCAACCGCTGGATCCGGTGGGCCGCCCGGCTGGCGTCGGTGGCAGGCATCGCGGTCCTGGCGTTCGTCGCGCACCGCGCCACCGGCGCCGTCGCGGACTTCCGCGCCGGGCTGTTGATCGCGGTGGCCGTCGGCGCCGTGCTGGTGGTGGTGCCGGTGGCGCTCGATCAGCGCGGACCGGTGGCCCGGGTGCTGGCGCTGCCGCCGCTGGTGTGGCTGGGTGCCATCTCCTACGGCGTGTACCTCTGGCACTGGCCGGTGTTCCTGGTGCTCAACGGCGAACGCACCGGCTGGACGGGATGGCCGCTGTTCGCGGTGCGCTGCGCGGTGACCCTGGCGTTCGCGGCGCTGTCGTGGTGGGCGATCGAGCAGCCGGTGCAACGCTGGCGACCCTCGTCGGTGCCGATGCTGCGGTTGGCCACGGCTACCGCCGCCACCGCCGCCGTCCTGACCGCGACGTTCGTGCGGGTGGACATCGCCGCGCCGCTCGACGATCCGCTGGACATCTCCTCGGCGGCCATGGTGATGCCCGAGGTGCCGGTGCTGGTGGGTTCCGGGGTCGACGATTCGGCGACGCCGACGGTCGCGGTGTTCGGGGATTCGGTGGCCTGGACGCTGATGCGTTACTTCCCGCCCACCCCGGAGCTGCACCTGGCCGACTACACCACCATCGGCTGCGGGATCGCCCGCGGCGGCCCGTATCGGATGACGGGCCAGGAACTGACACAGAAGCCGGAATGCGACACCTGGCCCAGCCGCTGGGCCCAGCGCATCGAGCACTCCCGGCCCGACACCGTGCTGCTGATGATCGGGCGGTGGGAGATCGTCGACCGGATGCACGACGGAGACTGGGCCAATGTCGGCGAGGACGCCTACGACGAGTACCTGCGCGGCGAACTGAACCGCGCGCTGGACATCGTGAGCGCCACCGGCGCCAACGTCGTCGTCACCACCGCCCCGTACAGCCGCCGCGCCGAACGCTCCGACGGCAGCCTCTACCCGGAGGACCGGCCGGCGCGCACCGATGCCTGGAACACGCTGGTGCGGGAGGTGGCCGCCGAGCGGCCGAACGTGACCGTGCTGGACCTGAACAAGAAGATGGGCCCGGGCGGCTACTACCAAAACCGGGTCGACGGCATCCGGTTGCGCGGTGACGGGCTGCACCCGACGCCCGAGGCCGTGGAATGGTTGGCGCCGTGGCTGATCAGTGCATTGGAAGACAGCGCTCCGGAGGATCGAGCTCCGAAGAAATCATCGCCGTCTACGACGCCGCCGGGACGGTGA
- a CDS encoding NUDIX hydrolase, translated as MVGAVADQCIGRQRSGGSSSEEIIAVYDAAGTVTGAAPRSQVYADGLWHGSAGVLVRSGDGRRIYVHRRTETKAVFAGMHDCLAGGVVDPGETPLDTAVRELSEELGVSGVQPEFLASAAWDGQWAGRPMRCHLFAYGIRFDGPLRHQASEIADGWWWTDAQLAGHLADPAWPFVPDTRVLIPELIQ; from the coding sequence ATGGTTGGCGCCGTGGCTGATCAGTGCATTGGAAGACAGCGCTCCGGAGGATCGAGCTCCGAAGAAATCATCGCCGTCTACGACGCCGCCGGGACGGTGACGGGCGCGGCTCCGCGTTCGCAGGTCTACGCCGACGGGTTGTGGCACGGCAGCGCCGGGGTGCTGGTGCGCTCCGGAGATGGCCGGCGGATCTATGTGCACCGTCGCACGGAGACCAAGGCCGTGTTCGCCGGTATGCACGACTGCCTGGCCGGTGGCGTCGTCGATCCCGGCGAGACCCCGTTGGACACCGCCGTGCGGGAGCTGTCCGAGGAACTGGGGGTCTCGGGGGTGCAGCCGGAGTTCCTGGCGTCGGCGGCGTGGGACGGGCAGTGGGCCGGGCGGCCGATGCGGTGTCACCTGTTCGCCTACGGGATCCGGTTCGACGGGCCGCTGCGGCATCAGGCCTCGGAGATCGCCGACGGCTGGTGGTGGACCGACGCGCAGCTGGCCGGGCACCTGGCCGATCCGGCGTGGCCGTTCGTGCCGGACACCCGGGTGCTGATCCCGGAACTGATTCAGTAG
- a CDS encoding chorismate mutase, with protein MRPNPPTNSENSEQDMSTEAETPATAEDIDDLRLEIDRLDAEILAAIARRTEVSKIIGKARMASGGTRLVHSREMKVIERYSTLGPEGKDLAMLLLRMGRGRLGY; from the coding sequence ATGAGACCCAACCCACCCACCAACAGCGAGAACTCGGAGCAGGACATGAGTACCGAAGCCGAAACCCCGGCCACCGCAGAGGACATCGACGATCTGCGCCTCGAGATCGACCGCCTGGACGCCGAGATCCTGGCCGCCATCGCCCGCCGCACCGAGGTCTCCAAGATCATCGGCAAGGCCCGGATGGCCTCCGGCGGCACCCGGCTGGTGCACAGCCGCGAGATGAAGGTGATCGAGCGGTACAGCACCCTGGGACCGGAGGGCAAAGACCTGGCCATGCTGCTGCTGCGCATGGGCCGCGGTCGCCTGGGCTACTGA
- the pcrA gene encoding DNA helicase PcrA, which produces MSVTTETDQLLEGLNPQQRQAVLHEGTPLLIVAGAGSGKTAVLTRRIAYLLAARDVGVGQVLAITFTNKAAAEMRERVAQLVGPRARAMWVSTFHSTCVRILRNQASLLPGLNSNFSIYDADDSRRLLLMIGKDLGLDTKRYTPRLLATAISNLKNELIEPDRAVADLDESSDDLARTVASVYGEYQRRLRAANALDFDDLIGETVAVLQAFPQIAQYYRRRFRHILVDEYQDTNHAQYVLVRELVGHDLPADDGVGPGELCVVGDADQSIYAFRGATIRNIEDFERDYPNATTILLEQNYRSTQTILNAANSVIARNAGRREKRLWTDSGEGELIVGYVADNEHDEARFVAQEIEALADKGEINYNDVAVFYRTNNSSRALEEVFIRAGIPYKVVGGVRFYERKEIRDIVAYLRVLDNPGDTVSMRRILNTPRRGIGDRAEACVAVYAENTGGSFNDALLAAAEGKVPMLNSRSEKAIAGFMEMLDQMRAKLDEELGDLVEDVLDRTGYRRELESSNDPQDLARLDNLNELVSVAHEFSTDRANALALRDEDEPVDEDVPETGLLAEFLERVSLVADTDQIPEHGAGVVTMMTLHTAKGLEFPVVFVTGWEDGMFPHMRALGDPQELSEERRLAYVGITRARQRLYLSRAKVRSSWGQPMLNPESRFLREIPQELIDWRRTDVAPSGFSAPVGNAGRYGTPRPAPGRTAPRNKTLVVLAPGDRVTHDKYGLGRVEEVAGVGESAMSLIDFGSAGRVKLMHNHAPISKL; this is translated from the coding sequence ATGAGTGTGACTACCGAAACCGATCAGTTGCTCGAGGGTTTGAATCCCCAGCAGCGGCAGGCCGTGCTGCACGAGGGCACGCCGCTGCTGATCGTCGCGGGCGCGGGCTCGGGCAAGACCGCGGTGCTGACCCGGCGGATCGCCTACCTGCTGGCGGCCCGGGACGTCGGCGTGGGGCAGGTCCTGGCCATCACGTTCACCAACAAGGCCGCCGCCGAGATGCGGGAGCGGGTGGCGCAGCTGGTCGGCCCGCGGGCCCGCGCGATGTGGGTGTCGACGTTCCACTCGACCTGTGTGCGGATCCTGCGCAACCAGGCCTCGCTGCTGCCGGGGCTGAACTCCAACTTCTCCATCTACGACGCCGACGACTCGCGCCGGCTGCTGCTGATGATCGGCAAGGACCTGGGGCTCGACACCAAGCGCTACACCCCGCGGCTGCTGGCCACTGCCATCTCGAACCTGAAGAACGAGCTGATCGAGCCCGACCGGGCGGTTGCCGACCTAGACGAGAGCTCCGATGACCTGGCGCGCACCGTGGCCTCGGTGTACGGCGAGTACCAGCGCCGGCTGCGCGCGGCCAATGCCCTGGACTTCGACGATCTCATCGGTGAGACGGTGGCGGTGCTGCAGGCCTTCCCGCAGATCGCCCAGTACTACCGCCGCCGGTTCCGGCACATCCTGGTCGACGAGTACCAGGACACCAACCACGCCCAGTACGTGCTGGTGCGCGAGCTCGTGGGCCACGACCTGCCCGCCGACGACGGCGTGGGCCCCGGTGAGCTGTGCGTGGTCGGTGACGCCGACCAGTCGATCTACGCGTTCCGCGGCGCCACCATCCGCAACATCGAGGACTTCGAGCGCGACTACCCGAACGCCACCACGATTCTGCTGGAGCAGAACTACCGCTCCACGCAGACCATCCTCAACGCCGCCAACTCGGTGATCGCCCGCAACGCCGGCCGCCGCGAGAAGCGGCTGTGGACCGATTCCGGGGAAGGCGAGCTGATTGTCGGCTACGTCGCCGACAACGAGCACGACGAGGCGCGGTTCGTCGCCCAGGAGATCGAGGCGCTGGCCGACAAGGGTGAGATCAACTACAACGACGTGGCGGTGTTCTACCGCACCAACAACTCCTCACGCGCGCTGGAAGAGGTGTTCATCCGCGCCGGTATTCCCTACAAAGTCGTTGGGGGAGTGCGCTTCTACGAGCGCAAGGAGATCCGCGACATCGTGGCCTACCTGCGGGTGCTGGACAACCCCGGCGACACGGTGAGCATGCGGCGCATCCTGAACACCCCGCGCCGCGGCATCGGCGACCGCGCAGAGGCCTGCGTGGCGGTGTACGCGGAGAACACCGGCGGCAGCTTCAACGACGCGCTGCTGGCCGCGGCCGAGGGCAAGGTCCCGATGCTCAACAGCCGCTCGGAGAAGGCCATCGCCGGATTCATGGAGATGCTCGACCAGATGCGCGCCAAGCTGGACGAAGAACTCGGCGATCTGGTCGAGGACGTGCTGGACCGCACCGGCTACCGTCGGGAGCTGGAATCCTCCAACGACCCCCAGGACCTGGCCCGGCTGGACAACCTCAACGAATTGGTCAGCGTCGCACACGAATTCAGTACCGACCGGGCCAACGCCCTGGCCTTGCGGGACGAAGACGAGCCGGTCGACGAGGACGTGCCCGAGACCGGTCTGCTGGCCGAGTTCCTGGAGCGGGTGTCGCTGGTGGCCGACACCGACCAGATCCCCGAGCACGGCGCCGGTGTGGTGACCATGATGACGCTGCACACCGCCAAGGGGCTGGAGTTCCCGGTGGTGTTCGTGACCGGCTGGGAGGACGGCATGTTCCCGCACATGCGCGCCCTGGGTGATCCGCAGGAACTGTCCGAGGAACGCCGGCTGGCCTACGTCGGCATCACCCGCGCCCGGCAGCGGCTCTACCTCAGCCGCGCCAAGGTCCGTTCGTCCTGGGGCCAGCCCATGCTGAACCCGGAATCGCGCTTCCTGCGCGAGATCCCGCAGGAGCTGATCGACTGGCGGCGCACCGACGTCGCGCCCTCGGGGTTCAGCGCCCCGGTGGGCAACGCCGGGCGTTACGGCACCCCGCGGCCTGCCCCCGGCCGGACCGCTCCGCGCAACAAGACGCTGGTGGTGCTGGCGCCGGGCGACCGGGTGACCCACGACAAGTACGGGCTCGGCCGCGTCGAGGAAGTCGCGGGCGTGGGGGAGTCGGCCATGTCGCTCATCGACTTCGGCAGCGCCGGCCGGGTCAAACTGATGCACAACCACGCGCCGATCAGCAAGCTGTGA
- a CDS encoding isochorismatase family protein, which yields MTTLANRTGTALLVVDVQQDVVAGAHQRDSVVATIAALVRRAREHQVPVIWVQHSDDDLARGSDGWQLVAELAPDDSEPLVEKNFGDSFEATELEEVLAQREVGRLVVTGAQTDACVRSTLHGAFVRGYDVTLVADAHTTSDLSEYGAPPPAQVVAHTNLYWSFQRAPGRQATVVPAADVTF from the coding sequence ATGACCACATTGGCGAACCGAACCGGTACCGCACTGCTGGTCGTCGATGTCCAGCAGGACGTGGTGGCCGGCGCGCATCAGCGTGACAGCGTGGTCGCGACCATCGCGGCGCTGGTGCGCCGTGCGCGCGAACACCAGGTGCCGGTGATTTGGGTGCAGCACAGCGACGACGATCTGGCCCGTGGCAGCGATGGTTGGCAGCTCGTCGCAGAGCTGGCGCCCGACGACTCAGAGCCGTTGGTGGAGAAGAACTTCGGCGACTCCTTCGAAGCCACCGAGTTGGAGGAGGTGCTGGCCCAGCGGGAGGTGGGCCGGCTGGTGGTGACCGGAGCGCAGACCGATGCGTGTGTGCGCTCCACCCTGCACGGCGCCTTCGTGCGCGGGTACGACGTGACGCTGGTCGCCGATGCGCACACCACCTCGGACCTCAGTGAGTACGGGGCGCCGCCGCCGGCGCAGGTGGTTGCACACACCAATCTGTACTGGTCGTTCCAGCGCGCTCCCGGTCGGCAGGCGACGGTGGTGCCCGCGGCCGACGTGACTTTTTAG